The Candidatus Nezhaarchaeota archaeon DNA window ATAAGCGTTAATTCTCAAGTTTCATGCGATATCGTAATCCTGCTTAACTCTGAAGGTAAGGTGAAGGGCATTATAGCTGTACCTCATGTACATCCAGGACCTCTTAAAGGTATTGGTAGCACTTCCCTACCCTCAGACTTGGTCTCAATGATAAAGTCGACTTACGGTACAAAGCCCGTAGTGTTCCACGGTCTCACAACACATGCATCTGATATAACGTCATCTGAGGATTATCACAAGTTTTTGAAGTTAGTGAAGGAAGTCATAGTCCAATCGCCGTATCCAACAGTCGCTGGCCCCTCGAGCCACTTAGTAAGAGTTGATGTTGGAGGTTTATCAGTGGGCTGTCAATTAATTAGGGGCCCTCCCATAATATTCGTATCAGGCAACGAAAGGGGGATCGATGACATTCCAGAAGCTTTTAGGAGGGACATTGAGCAAGAAGTTGAGAAAATATACGGCGCTAAGCCAATAATGGTGAACGCGCACAATCAGTACGAGGAGAATCCACGCATAAACTTTGAGGAGTTGAGAAGAGGGATACTCAAAGCCGTAGAGCTTGCCTTCAAATCTTCATCTCACGAGCCTATAAAGGTCGGGGTTGGCGAAGCCGAAACCCTTAACATCAATGAAATTAAGGGCGTAGGCCCCTCGGGCATAAGAGCACTAATAACCGTCTTTAGGGGGTTGAAGTACTGCTACGTAATCATAGACGCGAATAACGCGAGTAAGGAATTTAGAGACTCCATTAGGTCGATCGTAAAATCGATGGGTTACAGCGATTGCGAGCTCTTCACGACAGATAACCACTTAGTAGTACATTTAAGGGGTGTAAGGTCGAGTAGGGGGTACTATATCCTTGGAGAGAAGGTTAAGGTCGAGGAGGTTTCAGATGCGCTAAGAGCTGCCATAAGAGAAGCTGAGGAGGACCTGTTTGAAGCCAATGTGGCACGCAAAAGAATAATAACCGAGGCGCACGTGCTGGGAGACGTTGCTTACAAGAATATAGAGAGACTGTTAACTCAAGCTGTTAGTAAGTTCAAAAACTTAGGGATAACGGGATATGGTCTAGCGATAGTAGCATCATTCTTGGTGTGCTGGCTTCTTTAACAAATCCTCAGTTTATTTGAGCAAAAAACTTGGCTTTCCTTAAAATTTTAACACACTTAACCTCAAGATTTCCAGGTCGATATCGAGGTACCTGGGAAATCTTTTTAAAGGAGGTCTTTCCCTAAATTGAGAAGTGTTGTCGAGGATCAAGGTGGTTTGATGGAGTATAGGGAGATGTCTGTAAGCTACTATAACTTCCTCCCTGAAGTGAGGGTGCTGATGGACCTTCCGAGAGACGTAATTATACACGACACAACCCTTAGGGAGGGAGAGCAGGCAGCAGGAGTAGTCTACAGGCCTGAAGACAAACTCTACATAGCTAAGTTGCTGGACGAAGTGGGAGTTCAGCAGATTGAAGCAGGCTTTCCAGCTGCTTCAAAGGGCGAGCGGGAAGCCTTGAAGATGATAGTTAGGGAGGGTCTTAACGCGAAGATCTTTGGTTTTGCTCGAGCTGTCAAGTCGGACATCGACGCTGTCGCTGATGTAGGGGCTTACGGGATAGTAATGTCCTTTCCTCCATCTGATATACAGTTGAAGTACAAGCTCAAAATTAGTAGGGAAGAGTACTACAATAGAGCGATTGAACTTGTCGAGTACGCTAAAAGCCGAGGTCTATACATATCATTCAGCGCCGAGGACTCGACAAGAGCCGACTTCAATTTCCTGGTGAAGGTCTTCAACGGAATAGTAGAATCCGGATGTGACAGAATAAGAGTTGTTGATACATTAGGTTGCATACACCCAACAGCCATGAAATTCCTAATAAAGAGTATTAGGGAGTCTTTGAAAAAGAAGGTCCCTATAGAGGTACACTGTCACAACGACCATGGCCTTGCTGTTGCAAACACCCTAGCTGCAGTTGAAGCCGGTGCCGAAGTGCTATCAACATCGGTCTTAGGCTTAG harbors:
- a CDS encoding homocitrate synthase family protein; amino-acid sequence: MEYREMSVSYYNFLPEVRVLMDLPRDVIIHDTTLREGEQAAGVVYRPEDKLYIAKLLDEVGVQQIEAGFPAASKGEREALKMIVREGLNAKIFGFARAVKSDIDAVADVGAYGIVMSFPPSDIQLKYKLKISREEYYNRAIELVEYAKSRGLYISFSAEDSTRADFNFLVKVFNGIVESGCDRIRVVDTLGCIHPTAMKFLIKSIRESLKKKVPIEVHCHNDHGLAVANTLAAVEAGAEVLSTSVLGLGERCGLAPTEEVIVALKNLYGLGNFKTEKLYKLCKEVERITKLTLPPHKPVVGINAFAHVSGIHQHAILENPICYEPYPPEMVGQTRRIVIGKLSGRHAIKAKLTELGIEATDEEVLKITDLVKSISEERKSPLSDEEFIDLVRAVKGNLVNKLTSRSP
- a CDS encoding DUF2070 family protein, encoding MRGTRAGILASGWPRTAVICLAGLVSSILSAFLLILLRGYVDVVDVLLLGIAGIWLPSLAFFVLQSLVVGGEIMNFKRGLNGLSALMVFMLITVILGFIAHLVGIRVPVEDLIFIGTTLMASFNALVYRYMSGKSLAITGTISIAWPILVLITISSLLGTVFVKTNYVKILLILTFMAMPAIVLSKSIDRLSESLVGMSSKEVFRAYVTNWFTNVKEDLEAFFNRISVNSQVSCDIVILLNSEGKVKGIIAVPHVHPGPLKGIGSTSLPSDLVSMIKSTYGTKPVVFHGLTTHASDITSSEDYHKFLKLVKEVIVQSPYPTVAGPSSHLVRVDVGGLSVGCQLIRGPPIIFVSGNERGIDDIPEAFRRDIEQEVEKIYGAKPIMVNAHNQYEENPRINFEELRRGILKAVELAFKSSSHEPIKVGVGEAETLNINEIKGVGPSGIRALITVFRGLKYCYVIIDANNASKEFRDSIRSIVKSMGYSDCELFTTDNHLVVHLRGVRSSRGYYILGEKVKVEEVSDALRAAIREAEEDLFEANVARKRIITEAHVLGDVAYKNIERLLTQAVSKFKNLGITGYGLAIVASFLVCWLL